ttattttttaaaattctattaatttaatgtgtttaattagattaatcaagggttagttttgggattatgaaagaaattatactaaaaggacaactaaatgatagttttatactataaggacaaccatgctgaatttttgttccgttttggcaattttcccaaaatatttttactaactTAACCAAGTTTTaaattctgaattttttttcgtCAGTTTTGGTGTCTAAGTAACAAATAAGTCAATATATATCGAAACGACAATTCTAGCATCAGTCTTTGAATTGAACAAAAACATGACGGTGCCAAACAAATAAGAATGGTAAAACTAAACTAGATAGTTGaggcacatatatatatatataatataagattaATTGGTTAAACTTgacttttaaaaagaaaagaaagtgtAGGCTATCAAAATCATGCTAGGCAACAAGTTATCAACAAATTGGCCATGTGCGATTACAGTCAAGTGTAGCATTATTCTCCCTGATTCCTTCTTTATATTATCTATTGAAATGCTCTTTGGGTCTactataaaaatactaatttcatatatatgtcTCATCTCGAGAAACAGCCACGACGTCTGTTTAACGCTTAAAACAATCCAATTTAATTTGCATCATGCATATTTAATCAAATAGCAGCATATACTTGCTTATACTTACGTAAGCAAATTGAATAGGACAAGAATGTCAAAGTTATATTACCATGGGATGAGGAGTTGACTAATAGTAAATGTGTTGGCCGTTGTAGCCATCGGGACACGGTGGTGGCTCAACAACGTCACCGTGACATTCGAGGTTAACTCCGAATAGCCTCACCGTTCTCGAGCTCCTTGCAACCACCGTCGGTGTCTCAGCGACGGCGCCTACGATTTTTCACCATCACGACACGTGCATGTCTTTTagtcacatatatttttataaagtaaataatgAGCACTAGGCCTAATGAGCACGTTAGTCGAAGAGGATTGCATGGTTCTCCTCACGCGCGTGTAAGAGATTAGTTACAACTTGCGAAGTTTATTTTCTTGTCAACAACTAATAAAAGACATACATGACAAAATAACAGAGACAGGAAAATCTATAACAAactaatataacaaaaaaaaaatttatgtcaAAAATGTCTTTTAAGATGATTGTTCTTGTAGAATACCATGTGAATATGCATACCAATCTAAAACACCGTgcataaaaaagaataatatatgaTAGATTATTAAAGATacgaatatatattttgtgaaaaCGACGTTATCTACTAAGAATATctttgaaacaaacaaaaagaaagaaaaaatgagaTATAAACGTTTTACCATATTGTGAATATTCTTGGTGAATATTAGGGTAAGAACTAGTTGACGTGTGTACTTGACGATAAGGTGTAGTCAGGCCGCTCCAGTACGCCGTTGTGTTAACATGAACCTCTTGAGACACGGCGGAGACAGCCGAAGGATAAGAAGCCTCGCCCCGTCTCCGCCAGCCAATGAACAGTCTATGGAAATCAAAACGGTGCCGTTGGAAGAAAACAACATCCCCAGCGTCGAGGTGCTTGTCTTTGACGTACTTGCTCCATCCTTTGGTCAAGACGTAGCTTTGACTACTGTTCCAGTATGAGTATCTGAACTTCCAAGACTTTCCTGACTCGTCCTCGAAGCTAAGAAGCATCCCTTTCTCAGCCGTCATGTCGCCGCCGCCATTATTGAGAGGGAGATATT
The sequence above is a segment of the Raphanus sativus cultivar WK10039 unplaced genomic scaffold, ASM80110v3 Scaffold5403, whole genome shotgun sequence genome. Coding sequences within it:
- the LOC130507723 gene encoding B3 domain-containing protein At3g11580-like, with product MSVDNYSRDIYHNTVSMNHHQNDAVAYRESLFEKSLTPSDVGKLNRLVIPKQYAEKYLPLNNGGGDMTAEKGMLLSFEDESGKSWKFRYSYWNSSQSYVLTKGWSKYVKDKHLDAGDVVFFQRHRFDFHRLFIGWRRRGEASYPSAVSAVSQEVHVNTTAYWSGLTTPYRQVHTSTSSYPNIHQEYSQYGAVAETPTVVARSSRTVRLFGVNLECHGDVVEPPPCPDGYNGQHIYY